Proteins from a genomic interval of Papaver somniferum cultivar HN1 chromosome 4, ASM357369v1, whole genome shotgun sequence:
- the LOC113273028 gene encoding uncharacterized protein LOC113273028, with protein MKEYMYPTRESQPSCIILPADAGQFELKASTIHMFPMFRGVNAENPYHHVRDFEDICGTLRFDQMPKESLKLRLFPFSLKEKAKSWLNALQPQSIGTREEITKEFFKKFFPNHKTVEIRQSMNNSVQLEGLDVSTRSTVESMCNGAIIDKSSKEAWNFLFEFTEKNQQWDSIREPIKTTHVANVHIIESDFEGNIKIASLARRIEAIELQQNAKTTAATVRDQIETSHCAACHSSDYLVDCCTDLQAFHEFKVEQANALCQKQEKNPYSQTYNLEWRNHPNFSWSKGPVQGRTTSNNQGYSYLINPKVQPHTQYPVEKKLSLEDSVDLLTQNLLQLNKTTYQRFSSLELKMGQIFDALNEREKGKLPSQPQQNPKSTFQASTSTCNESSQYQVNDITTLRSGKVVDKNVGE; from the exons ATGAAGGAAtacatgtacccaactagggAAAGCCAACCCTCTTGCATCATTCTACCAGCTGATGCTGGCCAGTTTGAACTAAAAGCAAGCACAATTCATATGTTTCCTATGTTTAGAGGGGTTAATGcggaaaacccttaccaccatgtAAGAGATTTTGAAGATATCTGTGGGACTTTGCGTTTCGACCAAATGCCGAAAGAGTCCCTCAAACTGAGACTGTTTCCTTTCTCTTTaaaagagaaagccaagtctTGGCTGAATGCACTACAACCACAGTCCATTGGAACACGGGAAGAGATaacaaaagaatttttcaaaaagttttttccAAACCATAAGACCGTGGAAATTCGTCAAAGTATGAATAATtctgtgcaattagagg gtctagatgtcaGTACCCGATCCAcagttgagtcaatgtgcaatggtgCAATTATTGATAAAAGTTCTAAAGAGGCTTGGAATTTCTTATTTGAATTTACTGAAAAAAATCAACAGTGGGATTCCATTCGTGAACCTATCAAGACTACCCATGTAGCTAATGTACATATAATTGAGTCTGACTTTGAGGGAAATATAAAGATTGCATCCTTGGCTAGGAGAATAGAAGCGATAGAGCTGCAGCAGAATGCGAAAACTACTGCCGCCACTGTCCGTGACCAAATTGAGACATCCCATTGTGCAGCATGTCACAGTTCAGACTACTTAGTGGATTGTTGTACAGACCTACAAGCATTTCACGAGTTTAAAGtcgagcaggccaatgctctgtGTCAGAAGCAAGAGAAGAAcccttattctcagacctacaaccTAGAGTGGAGAaatcaccctaacttttcatggtctaaggggcCTGTACAAGGACGTACAACTAGTAATAACCAAGGATACTCAtatctcataaaccctaaagtgCAACCACACACACAGTATCCTGTAGAGAAAAAGCTTAGTCTTGAAGATAGTGTCGATCTGTTGACCCAAAATCTGTTGCAACTAAACAAGACCACATACCAACGTTTTTCAAGTTTAGAACTTAAAATGGGACAAATTTTTGATGCACTAAAtgagagagaaaaaggtaagctCCCTAGtcagccccaacaaaatccaaaaagtACATTTCAGGCAAGCACGTCAACTTGCAATGAGTCCTCACAATATCAAGTGAATGATATCACCACTCTTCGTAGTGGTAAAGTTGTTGATAAAAATGTAGgagagtga